A single Staphylococcus muscae DNA region contains:
- the dnaG gene encoding DNA primase produces MRIPQATIDEIKQNTDILDVVSEYVKLEKRGRNYIGLCPFHDEKTPSFTVSEDKQICHCFGCKKGGNVFQFIQEIEKVSFAEAVKHLGERANIKVQTEMLKPTNDIASDDLKMIQIHEELLDYYHYLLKKTVEGEAALNYLYSRGFTDELIAKRKIGYAPDASSFATDYMEKKGYDLSLGYEAGILSRNESNFSYYDRFRDRIIFPLPNAQGRVIGFSGRAYKEDQTPKYLNSPESPIFQKRKLLYNLDKARKSIRQQDEIILLEGFMDVIKTSEAGLENVVASMGTQISKEHMTVLKKLCKNVTLMFDGDFAGTQATIKTGQALLERQFDVFVIQLPVDMDPDEYIEKYGKERFLEFVRNEKKSFVTFKLNQQKQEIQNNDLAYEKHYKAFVEDAALIQSQILRQKVVQEAAELFKVEANRLLVEVERRQPQTNAQQTQTIRQVGQSVRLSKNEKAECALLKHFFNDKSLFLRFYQDIEESDFTNEHFKRIFNVLKDYYAEFDTFTISDILGYVTQNDVKETLIQLVDYPLNHDPYENEIMDYISVMSSNRTEESMDSLQTKLNEAVRIGDSEAQKYYLSQIVNKKREQIRSKD; encoded by the coding sequence GTGAGAATACCACAAGCAACAATTGATGAGATTAAGCAAAATACAGATATTTTAGATGTCGTAAGTGAATATGTAAAGCTAGAGAAAAGAGGACGCAATTATATCGGTTTGTGTCCTTTTCATGATGAAAAAACGCCTTCATTTACAGTGTCCGAAGACAAACAAATCTGTCATTGTTTCGGATGCAAAAAGGGTGGGAATGTTTTTCAGTTTATTCAAGAAATCGAAAAAGTATCATTCGCTGAAGCGGTTAAACATCTTGGTGAGAGAGCAAACATTAAAGTTCAAACTGAAATGTTGAAACCAACGAATGATATCGCTTCAGATGATTTAAAAATGATACAAATTCATGAGGAACTGCTTGACTATTATCATTATTTATTGAAAAAAACAGTAGAAGGTGAAGCAGCATTAAATTACTTGTACAGCAGAGGCTTCACAGACGAATTGATTGCTAAGCGAAAAATTGGTTATGCACCAGATGCATCAAGCTTTGCAACTGATTATATGGAGAAAAAAGGCTATGATCTCTCACTTGGCTATGAAGCAGGTATATTGTCTAGAAACGAATCAAACTTCAGTTATTATGATCGTTTCAGAGATCGAATTATTTTCCCGTTACCAAATGCACAAGGTCGAGTTATTGGATTTTCAGGTCGGGCATATAAAGAAGACCAAACACCGAAATATTTAAACAGTCCCGAATCACCAATATTTCAAAAACGTAAATTGCTCTACAACCTTGATAAAGCGCGTAAAAGCATACGTCAACAAGATGAAATCATCTTGTTAGAAGGTTTTATGGATGTCATTAAAACAAGCGAAGCAGGATTAGAAAATGTCGTAGCAAGTATGGGAACACAGATTTCTAAAGAACATATGACAGTGCTTAAAAAGTTATGCAAAAATGTAACATTAATGTTTGATGGTGACTTTGCAGGAACACAGGCAACGATTAAAACGGGACAAGCATTGCTCGAGAGACAGTTCGATGTATTTGTCATTCAACTGCCCGTAGATATGGACCCTGATGAGTATATAGAGAAATACGGCAAAGAGCGATTTCTTGAGTTTGTGCGCAATGAGAAAAAATCATTCGTAACTTTTAAGTTAAATCAACAAAAACAAGAAATTCAAAATAATGATCTCGCTTATGAGAAACACTATAAAGCGTTTGTAGAAGATGCTGCATTGATACAATCTCAAATTTTACGTCAAAAAGTCGTACAAGAAGCAGCAGAATTGTTTAAAGTTGAAGCGAATCGTCTATTAGTAGAAGTAGAAAGACGTCAGCCACAAACAAATGCGCAACAAACGCAAACGATTCGACAAGTAGGACAATCAGTTAGACTTTCTAAAAATGAAAAAGCAGAATGCGCACTATTAAAACACTTTTTCAATGATAAGTCATTATTTTTACGCTTTTATCAAGATATTGAAGAAAGCGACTTTACAAATGAACATTTTAAACGTATATTTAATGTCTTAAAGGACTATTATGCAGAATTTGATACTTTTACAATCAGTGATATATTAGGGTATGTCACTCAAAATGATGTGAAGGAAACGTTGATTCAACTTGTTGACTATCCGTTAAACCATGATCCTTACGAAAATGAAATCATGGACTATATCTCAGTGATGTCATCAAATCGCACTGAAGAATCAATGGATTCATTACAAACAAAACTTAATGAAGCAGTCCGTATTGGAGATAGCGAAGCACAAAAATATTATCTCTCACAGATTGTAAATAAGAAAAGAGAACAAATCAGAAGTAAAGATTAA